The Echeneis naucrates chromosome 23, fEcheNa1.1, whole genome shotgun sequence genome has a segment encoding these proteins:
- the iapp gene encoding calcitonin gene-related peptide 1: MYHLKVTVLLLMLLVLLHCVATAPKHRYFSSSSSSEQESGLPGDDGWLASVIVSSPFRGLMGTWPQRGLADMNSHNIEKRKCNTATCVTQRLADFLVRSSNTIGTVYAPTNVGSSTYGKREVLHPPIYLPL; this comes from the exons ATGTATCATCTGAAGGTGACTGTACTTCTGCTCATGCTGCTTGTGTTGCTGCACTGTGTCGCCACTGCCCCAAAGCACAG GTACTTCAGCTCCAGCTCATCCAGCGAGCAGGAAAGTGGTCTGCCGGGCGACGACGGCTGGTTGGCTTCTGTGATAGTCTCTAGCCCCTTCCGCGGCCTCATGGGTACGTGGCCACAAAGGGGGCTCGCAGACATGAACAG CCATAATATTGAGAAGAGAAAGTGCAACACAGCCACCTGCGTCACCCAAAGGCTAGCAGACTTCTTGGTCCGTTCCAGTAACACTATTGGTACTGTCTACGCACCGACTAATGTGGGCTCTTCCACCTACGGCAAGAGGGAGGTACTGCACCCTCCCATTTACCTGCCTCTCTAG
- the pyroxd1 gene encoding pyridine nucleotide-disulfide oxidoreductase domain-containing protein 1 isoform X2 yields MAGKVEKVFKFVVVGGGIAGVTCVEQLSSQIPSAEVALITAGPHIKAVTNYKQVSKTLEEFDVEERPSSVLEEKFPNLIVIHSAVKSLHTESHSVETADGRVFGYEKLCICSGGRPKLLTQENPHVLGIRDTDSAQEFQKRLSKAKRIVVVGNGGIALELVYEVEGCEVIWAVKDKAIGNTFFDAGAAQFLIPSLEVDKPEKTAPCKRPRYTTEEPAAGASQIFTAGHGCGPTEPGSALGPDWHEGIDLQGAEQVSRRVSVEYQCEVEKIVTSEELHNPQQQTLRLENGSWPVYIQLTNGKTFGCDFVVSATGVVPNTEPFLHGNNFAQADDGGLQVNDQMMTSEPDVYAAGDVCTACWEHSPMWQQMRLWTQARQMGWYAGRCMVSHILSEPVELDFCFELFSHITKFFNYKVVLLGKFNGQGLGSNHELLVRCTKGHEYVKVVLSGGRMVGAVLIGETDLEETFENLILNQMDLTQYGEELLNPDIDIEDYFD; encoded by the exons ATGGCAGGGAAAGTGGAGAAAGTGTTTAAGTTTGTCGTTGTGGGAGGTGGTATCGCCGGCGTAACATGTGTTGAACAG CTGTCATCCCAGATTCCGTCAGCTGAGGTTGCTCTGATCACAGCAGGTCCCCATATCAAGGCAGTGACCAACTACAAACAG GTGTCGAAGACGCTGGAAGAGTTTGATGTAGAGGAGCGACCATCCAGTGTTTTGGAGGAGAAATTTCCCAACCTGATTGTGATTCACTCTGCTGTAAAATCACTTCACACAGAGTCGCAT tCTGTTGAAACTGCCGATGGTCGGGTTTTTGGTTATGAGAAGCTCTGTATTTGCAGTGGGGGAAGACCAAAACTCCTAACTCAGGAAAACCCTCATGTACTCGGGATACGGGACACAGATAGTGCCCAG GAGTTTCAGAAGCGGTTATCCAAAGCAAAAagaattgttgttgttggaaacGGTGGAATTGCCCTGGAATTGGT GTATGAGGTAGAAGGCTGTGAGGTGATCTGGGCTGTGAAGGACAAGGCCATTGGAAATACGTTTTTTGATGCAGGAGCGGCCCAGTTCCTCATCCCATCCCTGGAGGTTGACAAACCCGAAAAAACTGCTCCTTGTAAGAGGCCTCGCTATACCACAGAGGAACCAGCAGCTGGAGCTTCACAGATTTTCACTGCAG GGCATGGATGTGGTCCTACGGAGCCTGGTAGCGCCCTCGGACCAGACTGGCATGAAGGGATAGATCTGCAAGGTGCAGAACAG GTGTCCCGCAGAGTTTCAGTGGAATACCAGTGTGAGGTGGAAAAGATCGTCACCTCTGAGGAGCTGCACAATCCCCAACAGCAAACACTCAGACTTGAGAATG GATCCTGGCCAGTTTACATCCAGCTGACCAATGGCAAGACATTTGGCTGTGATTTTGTTGTCAGTGCCACCGGCGTCGTGCCAAACACTGAGCCGTTTCTCCATGGCAACAAT TTTGCACAAGCAGATGATGGCGGCTTGCAGGTAAATGACCAGATGATGACATCTGAGCCTGATGTCTATGCTGCAGGGGATGTGTGCACTGCATGCTGGGAACACAGCCCAATGTGGCAACAG ATGCGTCTTTGGACCCAGGCCCGTCAGATGGGCTGGTACGCAGGCCGTTGCATGGTGTCACATATCCTCTCAGAGCCCGTTGAGCTGGATTTCTGCTTTGAGCTCTTCTCACACATCACTAAATTCTTCAACTACAAG GTGGTTCTGCTGGGAAAGTTTAATGGACAGGGGCTGGGGTCCAACCACGAGCTGCTGGTGCGCTGCACCAAAGGCCACGAGTATGTCAAG GTCGTTCTCAGCGGTGGTAGGATGGTAGGAGCAGTGCTGATCGGGGAAACAGACCTGGAGGAGACCTTTGAGAATCTAATCCTCAACCAGATGGATCTGACACAGTACggagaggagctgctgaaccCCGACATCGATATAGAAGACTACTTTGATTAA
- the pyroxd1 gene encoding pyridine nucleotide-disulfide oxidoreductase domain-containing protein 1 isoform X1, which produces MAGKVEKVFKFVVVGGGIAGVTCVEQLSSQIPSAEVALITAGPHIKAVTNYKQVSKTLEEFDVEERPSSVLEEKFPNLIVIHSAVKSLHTESHSVETADGRVFGYEKLCICSGGRPKLLTQENPHVLGIRDTDSAQEFQKRLSKAKRIVVVGNGGIALELVYEVEGCEVIWAVKDKAIGNTFFDAGAAQFLIPSLEVDKPEKTAPCKRPRYTTEEPAAGASQIFTADRNSRGHGCGPTEPGSALGPDWHEGIDLQGAEQVSRRVSVEYQCEVEKIVTSEELHNPQQQTLRLENGSWPVYIQLTNGKTFGCDFVVSATGVVPNTEPFLHGNNFAQADDGGLQVNDQMMTSEPDVYAAGDVCTACWEHSPMWQQMRLWTQARQMGWYAGRCMVSHILSEPVELDFCFELFSHITKFFNYKVVLLGKFNGQGLGSNHELLVRCTKGHEYVKVVLSGGRMVGAVLIGETDLEETFENLILNQMDLTQYGEELLNPDIDIEDYFD; this is translated from the exons ATGGCAGGGAAAGTGGAGAAAGTGTTTAAGTTTGTCGTTGTGGGAGGTGGTATCGCCGGCGTAACATGTGTTGAACAG CTGTCATCCCAGATTCCGTCAGCTGAGGTTGCTCTGATCACAGCAGGTCCCCATATCAAGGCAGTGACCAACTACAAACAG GTGTCGAAGACGCTGGAAGAGTTTGATGTAGAGGAGCGACCATCCAGTGTTTTGGAGGAGAAATTTCCCAACCTGATTGTGATTCACTCTGCTGTAAAATCACTTCACACAGAGTCGCAT tCTGTTGAAACTGCCGATGGTCGGGTTTTTGGTTATGAGAAGCTCTGTATTTGCAGTGGGGGAAGACCAAAACTCCTAACTCAGGAAAACCCTCATGTACTCGGGATACGGGACACAGATAGTGCCCAG GAGTTTCAGAAGCGGTTATCCAAAGCAAAAagaattgttgttgttggaaacGGTGGAATTGCCCTGGAATTGGT GTATGAGGTAGAAGGCTGTGAGGTGATCTGGGCTGTGAAGGACAAGGCCATTGGAAATACGTTTTTTGATGCAGGAGCGGCCCAGTTCCTCATCCCATCCCTGGAGGTTGACAAACCCGAAAAAACTGCTCCTTGTAAGAGGCCTCGCTATACCACAGAGGAACCAGCAGCTGGAGCTTCACAGATTTTCACTGCAG ACAGAAATTCACGAGGGCATGGATGTGGTCCTACGGAGCCTGGTAGCGCCCTCGGACCAGACTGGCATGAAGGGATAGATCTGCAAGGTGCAGAACAG GTGTCCCGCAGAGTTTCAGTGGAATACCAGTGTGAGGTGGAAAAGATCGTCACCTCTGAGGAGCTGCACAATCCCCAACAGCAAACACTCAGACTTGAGAATG GATCCTGGCCAGTTTACATCCAGCTGACCAATGGCAAGACATTTGGCTGTGATTTTGTTGTCAGTGCCACCGGCGTCGTGCCAAACACTGAGCCGTTTCTCCATGGCAACAAT TTTGCACAAGCAGATGATGGCGGCTTGCAGGTAAATGACCAGATGATGACATCTGAGCCTGATGTCTATGCTGCAGGGGATGTGTGCACTGCATGCTGGGAACACAGCCCAATGTGGCAACAG ATGCGTCTTTGGACCCAGGCCCGTCAGATGGGCTGGTACGCAGGCCGTTGCATGGTGTCACATATCCTCTCAGAGCCCGTTGAGCTGGATTTCTGCTTTGAGCTCTTCTCACACATCACTAAATTCTTCAACTACAAG GTGGTTCTGCTGGGAAAGTTTAATGGACAGGGGCTGGGGTCCAACCACGAGCTGCTGGTGCGCTGCACCAAAGGCCACGAGTATGTCAAG GTCGTTCTCAGCGGTGGTAGGATGGTAGGAGCAGTGCTGATCGGGGAAACAGACCTGGAGGAGACCTTTGAGAATCTAATCCTCAACCAGATGGATCTGACACAGTACggagaggagctgctgaaccCCGACATCGATATAGAAGACTACTTTGATTAA